CTGCACCCGGCCATCTACGGCCACGCCGTCGATGACGCGCTCGCGCCGGTGGACGCACGCACGACGCCGTCGGACCTCGACTCCGCGCCGTACGTGGCGCACGGTGTCGTGGTGGACGACGGCTTCGACGGCGCTGTGCCGCCCCCGCGGGTGCCATGGTCCAAGACGGTGCTGTACGAGGCGCACGTGCGCGGCCTGACGATGCGACTGCCCGGCGTGCCGGCCGAGCTCCGGGGCACCTACGCCGGCCTCGCCCACCCCGTCACCATCGCGCACCTCAAGCGGCTGGGCGTGACGACGGTCGAGCTGCTGCCGATCCACGCCAATCTCGCCGAGCCGTTCCTCACCGCCAAGGGCCTGACCAACTACTGGGGCTACAACACCCTGAGCTTCTTCGCGCCCGAGCCCACCTACGCCACCCGGGCCGCCCAGGAGGCCGGCCCGCACGCCGTCCTGGCCGAGGTCAAGGGGATGGTCGCACTCCTGCACGCCGCCGGCCTGGAGGTCGTCCTCGACGTGGTCTACAACCACACCTGCGAGGGCGGCGCGGACGGCCCCACGCTGAGCCTGCGCGGGCTGGACAACACCGGTTACTACCTGAACGACGGCGCCCACCCGGCCAACCTGATCGACGTCACCGGTACGGGGAACTCCCTGGACTTCCGCCGCACCCGGGTGGTGCAGCTCGCCCTGGACTCGTTGCGATACTGGGCCGGCGAGATCGGCGTCGACGGCTTCCGGTTCGACCTCGCCGTGACCCTGGGCCGTCACGGCGCGGAGTTCACGCCCTACCACCCGTTCCTGGTGGCCAAGGCCACCGACCCGGTGCTCGCGGAGACCAAGCTCATCACCGAGCCGTGGGACCTCGGGCCGGGCGGCTGGCGCACCGGACAGTTCCCCGCGCCGATGGCGGACTGGAACGACCGCTTCCGCGGCGCGGTGCGCAGCTTCTGGCTGGCGGACGCCGGCGCGCAGTCCAAGGGCTCCCCGGGCCGGGACCTGCGCGAGCTCGCCACCCGCATGTCCGGCTCCGCGGATCTGTTCGGGCTCGGCGAGGTGCCGGGCGGGCGCGGCCCGCTCGCGTCGGTGAACTTCGTCACCGCGCACGACGGCTTCACCCTGGCGGACCTGGTCGCGTACGACCACAAGCACAACGAGGCCAACCTCGAGGACAACCGCGACGGCACCGACGACAACCGCTCGTGGAACCACGGGGTCGAAGGGGAAGTGCTGCGCGACTCCCCCTTCGCCGTCGTCCTCCCCCTGCGGCGCCGGTCGATGCGCAACATCCTCGGCACGCTGCTGTTCTCCGCCGGCACCCCGATGCTCACCGCCGGTGACGAGATCGGCCGCACCCAGCACGGCAACAACAACGCCTACTGCCAGGACAACGTCATCTCCTGGGTCGACTGGCGCATGATGCCGTGGCGGCAGGACCTGCTGGACACGGTGAGCTACCTGCTCACGCTGCGCCGCGAGCACCCCGTGCTGCGCCCCGCGCGCTTCGCCTCCGGCCGTCCCGCGCCGGGCGACGACGTCCCCGACCTCGCGTGGTTCGACATGCGCGGTGAGCCGATGGCCGCCCACCAGTGGCACGACCCGCACCACCGCGTGCTCCAGATGCTCCGCTCGGGCCGGCCTGCCGGTGACGGCGACGCCCTGGTCGTCCTCAATGGCTCGCTCGACCAGTGCGAGGTGGCCCTGCCGCCCGGCCGCGGGCGTGACTACGAGCTGGTGTGGGACTCGGCGTGGGAGCGTCCGCAGTTCTCCCGCGCCTCCTCCGAGAGCGAGCCGATGAGCATGCTGGCCTCCCCCGGGGAGGGCGTCGAGCTCGAGGCGCTGAGCATGCGCCTGTACCTCACCCGTCCCTGAGGGCAGGGCACGACCACGTGGCCCGCCACGACGTCGCGCCCGGCCCGCCTACTACAGTTCCCTGTACCGCCGCCCACCACGGCGGCCACCCCACGCCCCCTACGGCGGCCGTCGCGCGCGACCGGTCCGCCCACGCCGCACCACGAGGACACGCATGACCACGGAGCAGACCTCCCCCGCCCTGGCCGACGACGCCGACCTGGCCGAGTCCACCAACGACGCCTCGCTGGAGCGCACCCGCCGGCGCAGCGAGGAGATCGAGCGGCAGATCGCGGCGGACCCCTCACGGTTCCGCATCCTCACCGGTGACCGCCCGACCGGGAACCTGCACCTGGGCCACTACTTCGGCAGCCTGCTCAACCGCGTGCGCCTGCAGCAGGCGGGCGTGGAGACGATGGTGCTGGTGGCCGACTACCAGGTCATCACCGACCGCGACGGCGTCGGACCCGTCCGGGAGCGGGTGCTCTCCCTCGTGGCGGACTACCTCGCCCTCGGCATCGACGCCGAGCGGTCCACGATCTTCACCCACTCCGCCGTGCCGGCACTCAACCAGCTCATGTTGCCGTTCCTCAGCGTCGTCACCGACGCCGAGCTGCGCCGCAACCCCACCGTGAAGTCCGAGCTCGAGGCCACCGGGGACCGCCCGATGTCCGGCCTCATGCTCACCTACCCGGTGCACCAGGCCGCGGACATCCTCTTCTGCAAGGCCAACCTCGTGCCGGTGGGCAAGGACCAGCTGCCGCACCTGGAGCAGGCCCGCGTCATCGCCCGCCGCTTCGACGAGCGGTACGGCCGAGCAGGCGACGGTTCGCAGCCCGTGTTCCCGCGCCCGGAGGCCCTGCTCTCCGACGCCACCAACGTGCTGGGCACCGACGGGCAGAAGATGAGCAAGTCCCGCGGCAATGCCATCGAGCTCGGTATGGACGCGGACACCACTGCCAAGCTGCTCAAGCGGGCCGTCACCGACGCCGACCGCCACATCACCTACGACCCCGTGCTGCGCCCGGAGGTCTCGAACTTGGTGCTGATCACCGCCCTGGCCACGGGCCGCACGCCCGAGGTCGTCGCCGAGGAGATCGGCGACGGCGGTGGCGCGGCGCTGAAGAAGGCCGCCACCGAGGCGGTCAACGAGATGCTCGCCCCCGTCCGCGCGCGCCGGTCCAAGCTCGCGGCCGACCCCGGGCACCTGCTGCACGTGCTGCGTCAGGGCAACGAGCGCGCCACCGCCATCGCCGAAGCCACCCTGGGTGAGGTCCGCGAGGCCATGCAGATGGTCTACTGACCCCGCTCGCTCCACCGAGCCGGCGTATCTGACTTGCCGGCGGGGCTGACGAGCGGGCTCAGCCGGCCGAGACCCGGGTGAGCGAGACCACCTGCAGGGTCAACGCCAGCCCCACGGTGAGCAGCACGACGCCGCGGGCCATCAGGGCCGGCGCGCCATGCGTGCGCTCGGGCGCCGGGGCGTAGCGCTCCACGACCAGGGCCACGAGCAGGCCGTAGAGCACGAACACCGGCAAGAACACGGCCAGCGCCAGGAGCGGCCGCTCCAGCACGCGGAACTCGGAGTCGCGGGAGAACACCGCGCCGGGCACGAGCACGAGAAAGGCGGCAAAGACGGCGGCGCGTGCCCGGTCACGGCGCGGCAGGACGCCGCGGACGGCGAGGTAGAGGAGCCCGCCGAGCACACCGACGACCAGGCCCGCCACCAGCACGTCCGCCGTGCCGGACCACGTCAGCTCGCCGATCACCCCGCCCGAGAGCGTGCGAGCACCCGTCAGCTCCGCAGGCTCGGCGACGGCGATCAGCCGCATCGCAGTCCGCGCGCCCAGCCCCCCGACGACCAGGCCCACGGAGCCTCCCACGCCCACCGCGACGAGCACGCTGCGCACCCAGGACGGCATCGTCACCGCCACCTCCCCACGCCATTGTGTGAGCGGACACCCTACGGACTTCTGCCGTCACCGTCCTGGGTTCCGAGGTGGTGCTTAGCAGGGATGTCAGGCTGCCCGTGCGCGCGAGATGTCGCCTTGCTCGGGCGCAGGAGAAGGCGGTTGGTCGGGCGCAGGAGAAGTCGGGTTCACCCGTCGCCGTTCCGGGTGGGCCGGCCCGTGGTTTCCCCTACCGTGACCGCCATGGAGAGCGTCACGGGGGTCGTGCTGTCCGCCCTGGGTCTGTTCGCGCTGTACTGGGTGGTGCGCGCGGCCGTGAAGGACGGGCTGCTGGACGCCGCGCGCGAGCGGGAGACCCGCGACGTACCCGAGCCACCGCACGACGTGATCGCCTGACCAGCGGGCCCGCCCCGACGGCGCCCGGAATGGCGAAAGGGTCCGCACGCGGATGCGCGCGGACCCTTTCGTTCTCAGCTTCTCAGCGAGGTACCAGCGGCCCCTACTGCACCGGGGTGGCGGCGAGCCCGAGCTCCGTGAACCCGACCATCGCGTCGTTCCGGGGCACCACACGCACGGTGTAGCCGAACGGGCCGGTCTCTCCCAGGGCACGCTCGCCGGTGAAGGCGTAGCGCCCGCCCTCGAAGGTCTCGGAGACCTCGAGCGGCTGCAGCCGCAGGTCTGCGAGGTTGTCCTCCTCGTCCGGGCGTCCGGCGACGACCTGGACCTCGACGTCGTCGGGCTTGAGCGCGCCGAGGGAGACGTACGCGGTCACCGCGATGCGGTCACCGAGCTGGACCACCTCGCCCACGCCGTCGGCCTCGACGTGGTCCACGCGGACGGCGGGCCACGCCTCGCGGACGCGGGCCTTCCAGTCGGCGAGCGACCGGGCACCCTCGAGCCCGGAGCCGCCGTCGAGCTGGCGGGCGCTGCCGGCGGTGGGAGTGTAGAGCCGCTCGACGTACTCGCGGACCATCCGGGTGGCCTGGACCTTCGGGCCCAGGGTGGCCAGCGTGTGGCGGACCATCTCCATCCAGTGGCGTGGGACGCCGTCGGTGTCGCGGTCGTAGAAGCGGGGCACCACGGTGTCCTCGAGGATCTCGTACAGGGCCGCTGCCTCGAGCCGGTCGCGCTGCTCCGGGTCCTCCACGCCGTCGGCGGTCGGGATGGCCCAGCCGTTGCGGCCGTCGTACCACTCGTCCCACCAACCGTCGAGGATCGAGAGGTTGAGCGCACCGTTGAGCGCGCACTTCATCCCGGACGTGCCGGACGCCTCCAGCGGGCGCAGCGGGTTGTTCAGCCACACGTCGCAGCCGGGCATGAGGGTCTGCGCCATGGCGATGTCGTAGTTCGGCAGGAAGACGATGCGCTCGCGCACCCCCGCCTGGTCGGCGAACTGGACGAGCTGCTGGATCAGACCGACGCCGTGCTCGTCGTCGGGGTGGGACTTGCCCGCCACCAGGATCTGGATGGGGCGCTCGGGGTCGGTGAGCAGCCGGGTCAGGCGCTCGGGGTCCGAGAGCATGAGGGTGAGCCGCTTGTAGGTGGGCACGCGGCGGGCGAAACCGATGGTCAGGACGTCGGGGTCGAGGACGTCGTCGGTCCAGCCCAGCTCGGCCGGCGAGGCGCCGCGGTCGAGCCAGGACTTGCGCACCCGGTGGCGGGCCTCCTTCACCAGGTTCCCGCGGAGCTTGCGACGCACGTCCCAGAGCTCGACGTCGGATACGCCGCCCTCCTCCGGGGTGAGCCGCCAGCCCTCGCCAGACTCGACCTGGTCGGCGTCGAGGTGGCTGTACGCCAGCTCGGCGAACGCCGGGTCGACCCAGGTGGGCGCGTGCACGCCGTTGGTCACCGACGTGATGGGCACCTCGGTGACGTCGAAGTCCGACCACAGCTGGTGGAACATCCCGCGCGAGACCTTGCCGTGCAGCTGGGCCACACCGTTGGCGCGCTTGGCCGAGCGCAGGCCGAGGATCGCCATGTTGAACACGGCCGGGTTGCCGCCCTCGTAGTCCTCGGCGCCGAGCGCGAGGACCTTCCGCAGCGGGATGCCGGGCAGCTCGGCGCCGCCGCCGAAGTACTCCGAGATGAGGTCGGTGCTGTAGCGGCTGATGCCGGCCGGCACAGGGGTGTGGGTGGTGAAGACGGTGCCGGCCTTGACCGCCTCGAGGGCCGTCTCGAAGGAGACGTCCTCGGACTCGATGAGCTCACGGATGCGCTCGACGGCGAGGAAGCCGGCGTGGCCCTCGTTGCAGTGGTACACGGAGGGCTGCGGGGACCCGGTCAGCCGGGCGTACAGGCGCAGCGCCCGGACACCGCCCATGCCGAGCAGGAGCTCCTGCTGCAGGCGGTGGTCGGGCGAGCCACCGTAGAGGCGGTCCGTCACCCGGCGGGCGGCGTCGTCGTTCTCGACGATGTTGGAGTCCAGCAGCAGCAGCGGCACGCGCCCGACCTGGGCGAGCCAGACCTGCGCGCTCAGCGTGCGGCCGCCCGGCAGGGGCAGCCGGACACGAGCGGCGGAGCCGTCGGCCTCGCGAAGCACGGACAGGGGCAGGTTGTCCGGGTCGAGCACGGGGTAGGTCTCGTGCTGCCAGCCGTCGCGGGTGAGCGACTGCTTGAAGTACCCGGCGCCGTAGAGCAGCCCCACACCGACGATCGGCACACCGAGGTCGGAGGCGGACTTCAGGTGGTCACCGGCGAGGATCCCCAGGCCGCCGGAGTACTGCGGCAGGGCGGCCGTGATCCCGTACTCGGCGGAGAAGTAGGCGATCGCCTCCGGCTTGTCGGCGTCGGCGAAGTCGTTCTGGTACCACCGCGGCTCGGTCAGGTACCGCCGGAGGTCGGCATCGAGCTCGCCGATGCGGGCGACGAGGGCTCGGTCCTCAGCCAGCGTCGCGAGGCGCTGGGGGTCGATGGAGCCGAGCAGCGCGACCGGGTCGCCGTGGACACGCTCCCACAGCTCGGGGTCGAGCGAGGCGAACAGTTCCCGGGTCGGCGTGTGCCAGGACCACCTGAGGTTCTGCGCGAGCGTGTCCAGCGGGGCCAGGGGCTCGGGCAGGACGGTGCGGACGGTAAATCGACGGATGGCTCTCACGGGGTCGAGTCTAGACAACTTGAAACCGTTTCATAACCTTGCAAACCGAGTTTCACGAAGAGCGGACGGTGGCGCCCCGATATGTGCGGGTGCTCTTGGCGGCGCGTTCGGCGGCGACGACCTCGCCCGGCCCGCGGGACCCGGGTCGGTGCTTGCTCCGGCAACGCCCTGGACTGCTATTTCGTCGTGCTCTCGGTAGGTTCGGGGCGTGACCTCGAAGCCGCGCAAGGAACCCCGCCGTCCCCGGTGGTTCGCTCCCTTCCGGTCGGCACCACGTGAGGCGCCAC
This window of the Georgenia yuyongxinii genome carries:
- the glgX gene encoding glycogen debranching protein GlgX, coding for MPIERAPGRARSPRRLGAHLVGDGVDFAVHASRAEQVVLCLLDDAPDGTLTERRYLLRGPVAGVWHGHVPGLRAGQRYGFRVHGLWDPASGLTHNPAKLLLDPYARALSGRVDLHPAIYGHAVDDALAPVDARTTPSDLDSAPYVAHGVVVDDGFDGAVPPPRVPWSKTVLYEAHVRGLTMRLPGVPAELRGTYAGLAHPVTIAHLKRLGVTTVELLPIHANLAEPFLTAKGLTNYWGYNTLSFFAPEPTYATRAAQEAGPHAVLAEVKGMVALLHAAGLEVVLDVVYNHTCEGGADGPTLSLRGLDNTGYYLNDGAHPANLIDVTGTGNSLDFRRTRVVQLALDSLRYWAGEIGVDGFRFDLAVTLGRHGAEFTPYHPFLVAKATDPVLAETKLITEPWDLGPGGWRTGQFPAPMADWNDRFRGAVRSFWLADAGAQSKGSPGRDLRELATRMSGSADLFGLGEVPGGRGPLASVNFVTAHDGFTLADLVAYDHKHNEANLEDNRDGTDDNRSWNHGVEGEVLRDSPFAVVLPLRRRSMRNILGTLLFSAGTPMLTAGDEIGRTQHGNNNAYCQDNVISWVDWRMMPWRQDLLDTVSYLLTLRREHPVLRPARFASGRPAPGDDVPDLAWFDMRGEPMAAHQWHDPHHRVLQMLRSGRPAGDGDALVVLNGSLDQCEVALPPGRGRDYELVWDSAWERPQFSRASSESEPMSMLASPGEGVELEALSMRLYLTRP
- the trpS gene encoding tryptophan--tRNA ligase yields the protein MTTEQTSPALADDADLAESTNDASLERTRRRSEEIERQIAADPSRFRILTGDRPTGNLHLGHYFGSLLNRVRLQQAGVETMVLVADYQVITDRDGVGPVRERVLSLVADYLALGIDAERSTIFTHSAVPALNQLMLPFLSVVTDAELRRNPTVKSELEATGDRPMSGLMLTYPVHQAADILFCKANLVPVGKDQLPHLEQARVIARRFDERYGRAGDGSQPVFPRPEALLSDATNVLGTDGQKMSKSRGNAIELGMDADTTAKLLKRAVTDADRHITYDPVLRPEVSNLVLITALATGRTPEVVAEEIGDGGGAALKKAATEAVNEMLAPVRARRSKLAADPGHLLHVLRQGNERATAIAEATLGEVREAMQMVY
- the glgP gene encoding alpha-glucan family phosphorylase: MRAIRRFTVRTVLPEPLAPLDTLAQNLRWSWHTPTRELFASLDPELWERVHGDPVALLGSIDPQRLATLAEDRALVARIGELDADLRRYLTEPRWYQNDFADADKPEAIAYFSAEYGITAALPQYSGGLGILAGDHLKSASDLGVPIVGVGLLYGAGYFKQSLTRDGWQHETYPVLDPDNLPLSVLREADGSAARVRLPLPGGRTLSAQVWLAQVGRVPLLLLDSNIVENDDAARRVTDRLYGGSPDHRLQQELLLGMGGVRALRLYARLTGSPQPSVYHCNEGHAGFLAVERIRELIESEDVSFETALEAVKAGTVFTTHTPVPAGISRYSTDLISEYFGGGAELPGIPLRKVLALGAEDYEGGNPAVFNMAILGLRSAKRANGVAQLHGKVSRGMFHQLWSDFDVTEVPITSVTNGVHAPTWVDPAFAELAYSHLDADQVESGEGWRLTPEEGGVSDVELWDVRRKLRGNLVKEARHRVRKSWLDRGASPAELGWTDDVLDPDVLTIGFARRVPTYKRLTLMLSDPERLTRLLTDPERPIQILVAGKSHPDDEHGVGLIQQLVQFADQAGVRERIVFLPNYDIAMAQTLMPGCDVWLNNPLRPLEASGTSGMKCALNGALNLSILDGWWDEWYDGRNGWAIPTADGVEDPEQRDRLEAAALYEILEDTVVPRFYDRDTDGVPRHWMEMVRHTLATLGPKVQATRMVREYVERLYTPTAGSARQLDGGSGLEGARSLADWKARVREAWPAVRVDHVEADGVGEVVQLGDRIAVTAYVSLGALKPDDVEVQVVAGRPDEEDNLADLRLQPLEVSETFEGGRYAFTGERALGETGPFGYTVRVVPRNDAMVGFTELGLAATPVQ